From one Luteipulveratus mongoliensis genomic stretch:
- the sigK gene encoding ECF RNA polymerase sigma factor SigK: MATASSSHSAWGDAVSVSDLPDLLEAVARGDQAAFSSLYDTTAARVHGLVVRVLADPAQSEEVTQEVFLEVWRTASRFDRGRGSPLGWLLTIAHRRAVDRVRASSAARARDVTYERETTPASYDTTEETVSARLDAERVRAAMVHLTDMQREAVELAYFGGRTHTEIAATLGIPLGTAKSRIRDGLTRLRDHIGGER, encoded by the coding sequence ATGGCGACGGCGTCCTCCTCACACTCAGCGTGGGGAGACGCCGTCTCCGTCTCTGATCTGCCTGACCTGCTCGAGGCCGTGGCGCGTGGCGACCAGGCCGCTTTCTCCAGCTTGTACGACACGACAGCGGCCCGCGTACACGGCTTGGTCGTGCGGGTGCTCGCCGATCCCGCTCAGTCCGAGGAGGTCACCCAGGAGGTGTTCCTCGAGGTCTGGCGGACGGCGTCCCGCTTCGATCGGGGCCGTGGGTCACCGCTCGGCTGGCTGCTCACCATCGCGCACCGGCGTGCCGTCGACCGGGTGCGCGCCTCCTCGGCGGCGCGGGCTCGCGACGTGACCTACGAGCGCGAGACGACACCGGCGTCGTACGACACCACTGAGGAGACCGTGTCCGCCCGGCTCGACGCCGAGCGTGTCCGAGCCGCGATGGTGCACCTGACCGACATGCAGCGGGAAGCGGTCGAGCTCGCCTACTTCGGCGGTCGGACGCACACTGAGATCGCCGCGACGCTCGGCATCCCGCTGGGCACCGCGAAGTCCCGTATCCGTGACGGCCTGACCAGGCTGCGCGACCACATCGGAGGTGAACGATGA
- a CDS encoding anti-sigma factor has product MNDDLHELAAAYALDAVDDIERAAFERHLRTCARCQEEVASYDDVVLALADSAPAVTPAPSLKSSLMDQIEAEPQIAARHRATVSLEAAPRHEAPTRHQSWLSRSRILVAAAAVALLAVVGVAATQPWEQPTSVASISPAQRVMLAQDAQQRVATIGQARLVVTTSRSEGASAVQTERMPAAPAGHAYQAWFLDQSGAPRSAGLMSGAEPQLLTGKPGSTLAVTVEPAGGSAAPTTTPLVEVSLV; this is encoded by the coding sequence ATGAACGACGACCTGCATGAGCTTGCCGCCGCGTACGCCCTGGATGCGGTCGACGACATCGAGCGCGCAGCCTTCGAACGTCACCTGCGCACCTGCGCGCGCTGCCAGGAGGAGGTCGCGTCGTACGACGACGTGGTCCTCGCACTGGCCGACTCCGCCCCTGCCGTCACCCCGGCGCCGTCGCTGAAGTCCAGTCTCATGGACCAGATCGAGGCGGAGCCGCAGATCGCCGCGCGTCACAGGGCGACGGTGAGCCTTGAGGCCGCGCCGCGCCACGAGGCCCCGACACGCCACCAGTCCTGGCTCTCCCGGTCTCGGATCCTGGTGGCTGCCGCCGCCGTGGCCCTCCTGGCCGTCGTCGGCGTCGCCGCCACCCAGCCCTGGGAGCAGCCGACATCGGTCGCCTCGATCTCGCCCGCCCAACGTGTCATGCTCGCCCAGGACGCCCAGCAGCGCGTCGCCACCATCGGCCAGGCACGACTCGTGGTCACCACCTCACGCTCGGAGGGTGCGTCCGCGGTGCAGACGGAGCGCATGCCCGCCGCGCCGGCCGGTCACGCCTACCAGGCGTGGTTCCTCGACCAGTCCGGTGCGCCGCGCTCTGCAGGGCTGATGTCCGGCGCTGAGCCCCAGCTGCTCACCGGCAAGCCGGGCTCGACCCTGGCCGTCACCGTCGAACCCGCGGGCGGCTCCGCTGCGCCGACGACCACGCCCCTGGTCGAGGTCTCCCTGGTATGA